One genomic region from Sphingobacterium sp. UGAL515B_05 encodes:
- a CDS encoding efflux RND transporter periplasmic adaptor subunit: MKKKTLSIFKVSVLICSALATQVSCSSSSSKENKTNEKAVALPVYTVTKSDAITIKDYLGTIEGKVNVEVRPQVEGLLQEIYVDEGSFVQKGQKLFKVDPSTYQENLNNMVATEQVARAKLKNAQLEVDRLKPLVQNDVISDVRLASAKSDYQVAKATLDQAIAAVRSAQISKDFTVITAPVSGYIGRIPKRIGNLVSKGDKEPLTYLSDIQEVYVYFSMNESDFLYFSKAQAKKDSLEGKKYNQNQKLVFPEVTLVLADGEEYAKKGVVDAVNGQINRTTGAISLRATFQNHDNILRSGSSGTLKIAEVKKDVLQIPQIAVNELQDKSFVYILDQNNKAQKRNIQLTGKSKNNYIVYSGLQENDRVITSGFDKLTDGSPVTPILQK, translated from the coding sequence GTGAAGAAAAAAACATTATCTATTTTCAAAGTATCCGTATTGATTTGTTCAGCCTTAGCCACGCAGGTAAGTTGTTCTTCAAGTTCTTCAAAAGAAAATAAAACCAATGAAAAAGCCGTAGCCTTACCCGTTTATACCGTCACTAAATCAGATGCGATCACCATCAAGGATTATTTAGGGACTATTGAAGGTAAAGTCAATGTCGAAGTTCGCCCGCAGGTCGAAGGTCTGCTGCAGGAAATTTATGTTGATGAAGGTTCTTTTGTACAAAAAGGTCAGAAGCTGTTCAAAGTAGACCCCTCAACTTATCAGGAAAACCTCAATAACATGGTTGCTACAGAGCAGGTCGCCAGAGCCAAACTTAAAAATGCACAGCTCGAAGTCGACCGACTGAAACCACTGGTTCAAAACGACGTTATCTCCGATGTCAGACTGGCATCGGCCAAATCAGATTACCAAGTAGCCAAGGCAACACTGGATCAAGCCATCGCTGCCGTACGTTCGGCTCAGATCAGCAAGGATTTTACAGTGATCACCGCTCCGGTAAGCGGTTATATTGGCCGGATTCCAAAACGCATTGGGAATCTGGTCTCAAAAGGTGACAAAGAACCCCTCACCTATCTTTCAGACATCCAGGAAGTGTATGTTTATTTCTCCATGAATGAATCTGACTTTCTTTATTTTTCCAAAGCACAGGCAAAAAAAGATAGCCTAGAAGGAAAAAAATACAACCAGAATCAGAAGCTTGTATTTCCCGAAGTTACGCTCGTCCTTGCAGATGGTGAAGAATACGCAAAAAAAGGTGTAGTGGATGCCGTCAATGGCCAGATCAACCGTACTACAGGTGCGATCTCCTTGCGTGCGACATTTCAAAATCACGACAATATACTTCGATCCGGAAGTAGTGGCACGCTTAAAATTGCAGAGGTTAAAAAAGACGTTCTTCAAATCCCCCAGATTGCAGTCAATGAATTGCAGGATAAATCCTTCGTGTATATACTGGACCAAAACAACAAAGCACAGAAACGAAATATCCAACTGACAGGCAAAAGTAAAAACAATTATATCGTCTACTCAGGACTACAGGAAAACGATCGCGTTATTACCAGTGGATTTGACAAATTGACCGACGGTTCACCAGTAACCCCGATTTTACAGAAATAA
- a CDS encoding AMP nucleosidase, which produces MTMTTKKSAKNTVNSPITPGLKTKEEIVNNWLPRYTGRPLEEFGEYILLTNFSKYIHLFSEMHDNAPIYGEDKPMQSVTAGGITIINFGMGSPMAATIMDLLSAIAPKAVLFLGKTGGIKKKIPVGELILPIAAIRGEGTSNDYFPPEVPSLPAFAMQKAISTTIRDHQRDYWTGTVYTTNRRVWEHDKAFKKYLKSIRAMCVDMETATIFSVGFANKIPTGALLLVSDQPMVPEGVKTSVSDVTVTAKYVEAHISIGIDALKQLINNGLTVKHLKF; this is translated from the coding sequence ATGACTATGACAACAAAGAAAAGTGCAAAGAATACCGTAAATAGTCCGATCACACCAGGTTTAAAAACCAAAGAAGAAATCGTGAACAACTGGCTTCCTCGTTATACGGGAAGGCCTTTGGAAGAGTTTGGGGAGTATATCCTTTTAACGAACTTTTCAAAATATATCCACCTATTTTCTGAAATGCATGATAATGCGCCTATTTATGGCGAAGACAAACCGATGCAATCCGTCACTGCCGGAGGTATCACCATTATCAACTTCGGTATGGGAAGTCCAATGGCCGCAACCATTATGGATCTATTGTCAGCGATTGCTCCAAAAGCCGTTCTATTCTTGGGTAAGACGGGGGGTATCAAGAAAAAAATTCCTGTAGGTGAACTGATTCTTCCAATTGCCGCTATCCGCGGCGAGGGAACATCGAATGACTACTTTCCACCTGAAGTACCCTCATTACCAGCCTTCGCCATGCAAAAGGCCATATCCACTACAATTCGGGATCACCAACGTGATTACTGGACTGGAACGGTATACACCACCAATAGACGGGTTTGGGAACATGACAAAGCTTTCAAAAAATATTTAAAATCAATCCGTGCCATGTGCGTTGATATGGAAACCGCAACGATATTCAGCGTCGGATTTGCCAATAAGATTCCAACAGGTGCTTTACTGCTCGTTTCGGATCAACCGATGGTACCAGAAGGTGTCAAAACTTCTGTCAGTGATGTAACAGTTACAGCAAAATATGTCGAAGCACATATCAGTATAGGCATCGATGCCTTAAAACAGCTTATCAATAACGGATTAACCGTGAAGCACCTTAAATTCTAA